GCTTGACCGAGGAGGTCGAGATGATCGTAATCCCCAGCCCCGCCTCTACCGCCGACTTCACCGCCCCGGTACTGCCCAGCTCCATCACAATCTGCATCGCCGCAGGATCAAGTCCGTTAGCCTCAAACTGCTCCTCCATCACCCGCCGTGTGCCCGAGCCGCGCTCACGCAGCACGAACGGATAGGCGAGTGCCTGCGCCAGCGTCACTTCCGACTGACCCGCCAGCGGATGCTCATGGGGCACGATCAGCTTCAGCTCATCGCCCATTACCGGTTCAATTACCATGTCCGGATGGGAGACCGGTGCTTCAATCAGCCCGAAATTGAGCTGATGCTTATGAATCTCATCCATAATCTGTGAAGTGTTCATCACCTTCATCATAATCGAGATATTCGGATATTCCTTGCCGAAGGGCCCCAGCAGGCGGGGAAGCACATATTCGCCGATGGTCAGGCTGGCTCCGAGCATCAAGCGGCCCTCCAGCATTTGGGTGAAGGCTGACATCGCCTGATCCGTCTCCCGCATCAGCTGCATGCTGCGCACCGCGAACGGCATCAGTGTCAGGCCAGCCTCGGTGAGTATGATTTTTTTGGTGGAGCGGTCGAACAGCTTGGTTCCGAAATAGTCCTCCAGCGCCTGAATCTGCATCGTCACCGCAGGCTGGGTCATATGCAGAGTCTGTGCCGCCGCCGAGAAGCTTCCCCGTTCAGACACGGTATAGAAAATATGAAGCTGATGAAAATTCATACGTTACTGGCTCCTTCGCTAATTACAGTTGTAGAGCAAAAAGGCACGCAGCCCTAAGCCGCATGCCTCCCTCGTTCAAAGTACCTTACTTGCGCCTGCGGCGTTTCTTGGACAGCTTCATGCGCCGGGAATGTCGCAGCCAGGAATAGTATCGCTTGAGATCCCGGAGCTGCGGAGTCACCGATATTTTGCCCAGAAAAGATACGATTACCATGACATACAGCGGCTCTCCGGAGAGGGCCGTGACGCCCTCAAGCTGCCTGAAATCAACCACGATCACCGTATCATTATCGATCAGATAGGCATTATAATCACTGTTCGAGTAAGGCCTCAGCCGGTTCTGCTTCAGGGCCTGCCAGATCCAGGCGGTCACCTCCACATTTCCGCTGTCCTCAGCAGCTACCCAGTCCGCATAACGGCTCTTGGCATGCCGGGTCAGCACGATGTCGGCAATCCCGTAGTTATTCAGCATGATATGGAAGGGTTCGTGCACCCCCCACCAGTCCATCCCCTTGCCCTGCATAGTCATCACACTCCACGTAAAAAGGGTCTTGGCATGCTCTTATTGTTGTCAATCTTACCGCATTGACGACCGTTGTTCAAGCATACCGCCATCCCCGGGAGAGTTACATGGCGAAACCTCAGCTGCCCGTCCGGTGCATACTGATATCGCTGTCATCGACATAGCTGCTGCCTCTGATCATTTTGCAGCTTTTTTTGAAGCGGGCCGCCTCTACAGACAGCTCCTCAATGGAAGCAAACCGGCGGCTGCGGTTCGTAACCACGGCAATCGAGATCGAGACCAGCGGGATCTCCTCCAGTTGTCCCGAACGGCTCTCGGTCAGCACATATTTCTGGGCCAGATGTCCGGCATGATAGAAATCCTTAACCGCCGTATCGAACGCCGCGATGATGCTTCTGCAGCATTCCTCGTAGTGATAATCGCTGATAAAAATAATAAAATCATCCCCGCCGATGTGCCCCAGGAATCCGTTCATCCGCAGCGCCTCATGCTTCAGCAGCTCCGCAGTGGACTGAATCATACGGTCGCCTTCCTTGAAACCGTAGGTGTCGTTGTACGCCTTGAAATGGTCAAGATCGATGTAGAGTACACTGAATTCATCCTGCAGCAGCGTCTTCACCATCCACTCAGTAATGCTGATATTCCCCGGGAGCCCTGTTAACGGATTCAGGAAGCTGGCGGCCACCGCCTGAATCTCCGCGAAGTTAAGCAGCAGATCCCGTACGCTAACCGCTCCGAACAGGGCCTTCTCATGAGTCACGATCACATAGTCGTACAGATTCTCTTCCTGCCTCGACATCGCCTGCCTGCTTACCTCAATAATCGGCGTGTTATAGTCTACCACCAGCGGATTTTTGTCCATCACCAGTTCCACAGGTCTGCCCATATAGAGCGTATACCCGTACAGCGTACCTATTTTCTGATAAAAGCTGATCCTCATAATTAATCCGGCAGTCCGCCCGTTTTCCGTTACGGCTACGCCTTGGAGCTGGGGATTGCTTTTGAAAATCTGGTCCACAAACCCGCATTTGTGATGAATCGAAATGTCCGGGATTTGTTCAGCGATTTCACCGATCTGCAGAAACATGCTTACACCCTCCCTTGACTGGATACTGGAGCACCGGAGACGAAAGCGCTCCACGCTCAGGCCGATGAGCCGGTCTTCCGAGCGCGTAGCCCTGACCATATTCCACACCCGCCATCTGTAAAAAATGCAGCTCGGGCGCAGTCTCAATCCCCTCGGCGATCACCCGGGTAGAGGCACGGTCAGCATATTCCCGGACCAGTCCCAGCAGTTCCTGCTGCTCCCGGCTGGTATGGATTCCCCTGATCAGGGACTTGTCCAGCTTGATGAATTCCGGCTTCAGATAGACCAGCGTCTTGAGACTGTTGTAGCCGGAGCCGGCATCATCCACTGCAATGCGGAAGCCCTGCTCCCGGTAATGGGACAGCACCTTTTCAAACCGGACATAATCCAGCACCGCCTGACGCTCTGTCAGCTCGAAGACGATCCGCTCCGGCGCGAGCCCCAGCTCCTTCAGATAGGCCAGGGTCTCTCCGCTCTTGTGGCGGGGGTCATACAGCACACCGGGCTGCGCATTCACGAACAGCAGCTTCCCGTTCCCGGCCTCTGCCTCCGGCAGCCGCTCCATGTACCGGGATAGCGACATTCTCCGGCAATACTGCTCAAAGCGGAACATCTGATCCGTCCGCCCCGCAAAATCATAAAAATGCTCCGTGCTCGGAAACTGCGGCGAAGCGGGCGGCCGGTTCAGCGCCTCATGTCCCAGTGTCTCCCCGGTCCGCAAATGCAGAATGGGCTGAAAATACGTATCCAGCAATTCATGCTCCATAATATCAAGTAGCACAGCTAATCTGCCCAGCTCCTGAACCTCATCCCTGAATCTCCCGCTCATATACCTAAGATATTGCGGCAGGGCCGCAAGCTTGCGGGACAGGGTCCCTGTCTTATTCATCTAATCCCCCGTATACTTGTCTTCGTGAATTCAATAACTTCTCTTCAGCATAGATTGGAATTATTAAGCAGGGATAAACTTCGGGACGGGGCATTGCCTTCTGCGCATTTTTTTGTCATTAACGACTTATTTCGACAATACTCCCGCCCGGTTAATCGTATAGAGCACAGGGATCGCCGCTCCAATGAGGATCACCCCCATGAATGCCGGTGCAGCCGGTCCCAGTAACACGTAGAGCTGTCCTCCAACCAGAGGCCCAATCATTCTCGCCAGTGCCTGAATCGATTGACTGCCCCCTTGAACCCGTCCCTGCTCGCCCGCAGCGGCAGATTTGGACAGCATTCCGTTGAACGAAGGCCCGAAGACCGAATCGCCGAAGCCGAAGATAAACATCCCTGCGATAAAAAGAGGATAAAAGGCGAGCAAGGCCGACAACGCAAACAGGACGTAGCCAACAATTTCCGAGACCATTCCAAGGAGGGCTATTTGCCTGTCAGTGTATCTTTTCAAAAGCTTCGGCATAATGAATCCTTGGGACAGGATATCCTGCAAGCCCATGATGGAGAACATCACTCCAATGATAACCGGCTTCCAGCTGAAATTATCCAGCGTGAACTGTGAAAAAATAGCCTGGAATGATCCATTCGGTATCCACAGCAGGAACGCGGAGACAAACAGCCTGTTAAGGTTCTTCATGGACAGCAGGTTCGCAAGCTGCGAGAAGGGATTCAGCCTGACTAAGGGGATTACCTTCAGTCTCTTACTTTTCTCAAGACTCTCCGGCATGAACAGGAAGCCATAACCCACATTCAGTAGTGTTACGGCTGCGCCAGCATACATGGGCACCGAATACCCGAACTTTGCCAGCAGCCCGCCCATAGACGGACCGATAATAGTTCCCGCCCCTACCACCGCGCTCACCCAGCCGAAGTACTTGGTCCGTTGCTCCGGCGGAAGAATGTCTGCAAAATAAGCGAAGATTGTACCGATGCTCCCGCCTGTGATCCCTTCAATGATCCGCCCGGCGAACAGCACCCATAAAGC
The sequence above is a segment of the Paenibacillus sp. FSL R7-0204 genome. Coding sequences within it:
- a CDS encoding selenium metabolism-associated LysR family transcriptional regulator, coding for MNFHQLHIFYTVSERGSFSAAAQTLHMTQPAVTMQIQALEDYFGTKLFDRSTKKIILTEAGLTLMPFAVRSMQLMRETDQAMSAFTQMLEGRLMLGASLTIGEYVLPRLLGPFGKEYPNISIMMKVMNTSQIMDEIHKHQLNFGLIEAPVSHPDMVIEPVMGDELKLIVPHEHPLAGQSEVTLAQALAYPFVLRERGSGTRRVMEEQFEANGLDPAAMQIVMELGSTGAVKSAVEAGLGITIISTSSVKHEVALGLLKIVNLTDASFKRQFYAIHLKSTLLPISAVTFLSFLRQHAGGQ
- a CDS encoding GGDEF domain-containing protein yields the protein MFLQIGEIAEQIPDISIHHKCGFVDQIFKSNPQLQGVAVTENGRTAGLIMRISFYQKIGTLYGYTLYMGRPVELVMDKNPLVVDYNTPIIEVSRQAMSRQEENLYDYVIVTHEKALFGAVSVRDLLLNFAEIQAVAASFLNPLTGLPGNISITEWMVKTLLQDEFSVLYIDLDHFKAYNDTYGFKEGDRMIQSTAELLKHEALRMNGFLGHIGGDDFIIFISDYHYEECCRSIIAAFDTAVKDFYHAGHLAQKYVLTESRSGQLEEIPLVSISIAVVTNRSRRFASIEELSVEAARFKKSCKMIRGSSYVDDSDISMHRTGS
- a CDS encoding EAL domain-containing protein, which codes for MNKTGTLSRKLAALPQYLRYMSGRFRDEVQELGRLAVLLDIMEHELLDTYFQPILHLRTGETLGHEALNRPPASPQFPSTEHFYDFAGRTDQMFRFEQYCRRMSLSRYMERLPEAEAGNGKLLFVNAQPGVLYDPRHKSGETLAYLKELGLAPERIVFELTERQAVLDYVRFEKVLSHYREQGFRIAVDDAGSGYNSLKTLVYLKPEFIKLDKSLIRGIHTSREQQELLGLVREYADRASTRVIAEGIETAPELHFLQMAGVEYGQGYALGRPAHRPERGALSSPVLQYPVKGGCKHVSADR
- a CDS encoding MFS transporter yields the protein MSTFRPAHHQDQSSEPKVDKHALIFGLISVFLCGIGFSIIAPVVPFLVQPYISDPGKQAVMVTLLTSAYAACLFCAAPVLGALSDKYGRRPLLLLCLLGSAAGYFIFGLGGALWVLFAGRIIEGITGGSIGTIFAYFADILPPEQRTKYFGWVSAVVGAGTIIGPSMGGLLAKFGYSVPMYAGAAVTLLNVGYGFLFMPESLEKSKRLKVIPLVRLNPFSQLANLLSMKNLNRLFVSAFLLWIPNGSFQAIFSQFTLDNFSWKPVIIGVMFSIMGLQDILSQGFIMPKLLKRYTDRQIALLGMVSEIVGYVLFALSALLAFYPLFIAGMFIFGFGDSVFGPSFNGMLSKSAAAGEQGRVQGGSQSIQALARMIGPLVGGQLYVLLGPAAPAFMGVILIGAAIPVLYTINRAGVLSK